From the Flavimarina sp. Hel_I_48 genome, one window contains:
- the rpsE gene encoding 30S ribosomal protein S5 codes for MYQDYKNVELVKPGGLDLKDRLVGVQRVTKVTKGGRAFGFSAIVVVGDEQGVVGQGLGKSKDVASAIAKAVDDAKKNLVRIPLQKGSIPHEQKGKYGGARVLLMPAAAGTGVIAGGAIRSVLEAVGVHDVLSKNQGSSNPHNVVKATFDALLQLRNAETIAKQRGISIDKVFNG; via the coding sequence ATGTATCAAGATTATAAAAATGTAGAACTAGTTAAGCCAGGTGGATTGGATCTAAAAGATCGTCTAGTTGGTGTGCAGCGTGTTACTAAAGTAACAAAAGGTGGTAGAGCTTTCGGTTTTTCTGCTATTGTTGTTGTAGGTGATGAGCAAGGCGTTGTAGGACAGGGACTTGGGAAATCTAAGGACGTTGCAAGTGCTATCGCCAAGGCGGTGGACGATGCTAAAAAGAACCTAGTACGTATTCCACTTCAAAAAGGTAGTATACCACACGAGCAGAAAGGAAAGTATGGTGGTGCAAGGGTATTGTTAATGCCTGCAGCTGCTGGTACCGGTGTTATTGCCGGTGGTGCGATCCGTTCTGTATTAGAGGCGGTAGGAGTTCATGATGTATTATCAAAAAATCAAGGTTCTTCTAACCCTCATAACGTTGTAAAGGCTACCTTTGACGCCCTATTGCAATTACGTAATGCGGAAACCATTGCAAAACAGCGTGGAATTTCCATTGATAAAGTCTTCAACGGATAA
- the rplR gene encoding 50S ribosomal protein L18: protein MAFSKEARRKKIRGRIRKTLSGTAQRPRLSVYRSNKEIYAQIIDDVTGKTISAASSRDESIASAKAENKADVAKLVGKSVAEKAVQAGIELVSFDRGGYLYHGRVKQLAEGAREGGLKF from the coding sequence ATGGCATTTTCAAAAGAAGCACGCAGAAAGAAAATTCGTGGAAGGATACGCAAGACTTTGTCTGGTACCGCACAACGTCCAAGACTTTCTGTATATAGAAGCAATAAGGAGATCTACGCTCAGATTATAGATGATGTAACTGGTAAAACAATCAGTGCAGCATCATCCAGAGACGAATCAATAGCTTCCGCGAAGGCGGAAAACAAAGCTGATGTGGCTAAACTTGTAGGTAAGTCTGTCGCAGAAAAGGCGGTTCAAGCTGGTATTGAACTTGTCTCTTTTGATAGAGGAGGTTATCTATATCACGGTAGAGTAAAACAATTAGCAGAAGGAGCCCGAGAAGGCGGACTAAAATTCTAG
- the rplF gene encoding 50S ribosomal protein L6, which translates to MSRIGKNPITIPEGVTVDVSDDIVTVKGKLGELKQQFSSITIDIEDGKIKFDRPTDRKEDRAKHGLYRALVANMIDGVSNGYTKKLELVGVGYRASNQGQKLELALGFSHNIVMEIASEVKVEAVAEKGKNPQIILTSSDKQLVGQVAAKIRAFRKPEPYKGKGIRFVGEQIRRKAGKSA; encoded by the coding sequence ATGTCAAGAATAGGTAAAAATCCCATTACAATACCTGAAGGTGTCACAGTAGATGTTAGCGATGATATAGTAACTGTGAAAGGAAAACTGGGCGAACTTAAACAACAATTTTCTTCAATAACTATTGATATTGAAGATGGTAAAATTAAGTTTGATAGGCCCACAGATCGTAAGGAAGATAGAGCAAAGCACGGTTTATACCGAGCTTTAGTTGCAAATATGATAGATGGAGTTTCCAACGGTTATACAAAGAAACTTGAATTAGTTGGTGTAGGTTATCGTGCCAGCAATCAAGGTCAAAAATTAGAATTGGCTTTAGGCTTTTCACATAATATAGTTATGGAAATTGCTTCAGAAGTGAAGGTTGAGGCGGTTGCCGAAAAAGGTAAAAACCCTCAAATTATACTTACTTCCTCTGATAAGCAGCTTGTAGGTCAAGTAGCCGCAAAAATTAGAGCTTTCCGCAAGCCAGAGCCTTACAAAGGAAAAGGTATACGTTTTGTTGGTGAACAAATTAGAAGAAAAGCAGGTAAATCTGCATAA
- the rpsH gene encoding 30S ribosomal protein S8 produces MYTDTIADFLTRVRNAAAANHRVVEIPASNLKKEITKILFDQGYILSYKFEDETAQGTIKIALKYDKDTKESVIKKIQRISTPGLRKYVGANEVPRILNGLGISIVSTSKGVMTGKQAQNENVGGEVLCYVY; encoded by the coding sequence ATGTATACAGATACTATAGCAGACTTTTTAACGCGAGTTAGAAATGCAGCTGCTGCAAATCACAGGGTGGTAGAAATACCAGCCTCTAACCTTAAAAAAGAAATTACTAAGATTCTTTTTGATCAGGGTTATATCCTCAGCTACAAGTTTGAAGATGAAACGGCACAGGGAACTATTAAAATAGCCCTAAAATATGATAAGGATACTAAAGAATCTGTTATTAAAAAGATTCAACGTATCAGTACTCCTGGTTTACGTAAGTATGTAGGGGCTAATGAGGTGCCAAGAATCCTTAATGGACTTGGAATTTCAATTGTTTCAACTTCTAAAGGTGTAATGACCGGAAAGCAGGCTCAGAACGAAAATGTAGGTGGTGAAGTACTTTGCTACGTTTACTAA
- the rpsN gene encoding 30S ribosomal protein S14 — translation MAKESMKARERKRERMVAKYADKRKALKEAGDYEGLQKLPKNSSPVRQHNRCKLTGRPRGYMRTFGVSRVMFRELANQGLIPGVKKASW, via the coding sequence ATGGCTAAAGAATCAATGAAGGCCCGCGAGCGAAAGCGCGAGAGAATGGTGGCCAAATACGCTGATAAACGAAAAGCTCTTAAAGAAGCTGGAGATTATGAAGGTTTGCAAAAACTTCCTAAAAACTCTTCTCCCGTTCGTCAACACAACAGATGCAAATTAACAGGTAGACCTCGGGGATATATGAGAACTTTTGGAGTTTCTCGTGTTATGTTCCGTGAATTGGCTAACCAGGGATTGATCCCAGGCGTTAAGAAAGCTAGCTGGTAA
- the rplE gene encoding 50S ribosomal protein L5, protein MEYTSRLKQEYKERVLPSLTEEFGYENKMQVPKLLKIVISRGVGAAVADKKLIDYSVEELSTIAGQRAVATVSKKDVAAFKLRKGMPIGAMVTLRGERMYEFLDRLITSALPRVRDFNGIKATGFDGRGNYSLGITEQIIFPEINIDKVRKIEGMNITFETSAETDKEAKSLLTELGLPFKKN, encoded by the coding sequence ATGGAATACACTTCAAGATTAAAGCAAGAATATAAGGAACGCGTACTTCCATCTCTTACAGAAGAGTTTGGTTACGAGAACAAGATGCAGGTTCCTAAACTACTTAAGATAGTTATCTCTAGAGGGGTAGGTGCTGCAGTTGCTGATAAGAAACTAATTGACTATTCTGTGGAAGAACTTTCTACTATAGCTGGTCAACGTGCTGTGGCAACGGTTTCAAAAAAGGATGTTGCTGCATTTAAACTAAGAAAGGGAATGCCCATCGGTGCAATGGTTACCTTGCGTGGTGAGCGTATGTATGAGTTTTTAGATAGACTCATTACATCAGCATTGCCCCGGGTACGTGACTTTAACGGTATTAAAGCGACAGGTTTTGATGGTCGTGGGAACTATAGCCTTGGTATAACCGAGCAGATTATATTTCCTGAAATCAATATCGACAAAGTACGTAAAATTGAGGGCATGAATATTACCTTTGAAACTTCGGCAGAAACTGATAAAGAAGCAAAATCTTTGCTTACCGAATTAGGTTTGCCTTTTAAAAAGAACTAA
- the rplX gene encoding 50S ribosomal protein L24, with protein sequence MTKLNIKVGDTVRVNAGDHKGQEGKVKTVIKVKNKAIVEGVNMISKHEKPSASNPQGGIVEKEAALHISNLSLVDKNGDTTRVGYRMEEGKKVRFGKKNNEVL encoded by the coding sequence ATGACTAAGCTTAATATAAAAGTAGGGGATACTGTTAGGGTAAACGCTGGTGACCATAAAGGTCAGGAGGGTAAAGTTAAAACAGTTATCAAAGTAAAAAACAAAGCCATAGTAGAAGGGGTAAACATGATTTCAAAACATGAGAAGCCGAGTGCTTCAAACCCTCAAGGTGGTATTGTAGAAAAAGAAGCGGCTTTGCATATTTCAAATTTATCACTTGTTGATAAAAATGGTGACACTACCAGGGTAGGTTATCGTATGGAAGAAGGAAAAAAAGTGCGTTTTGGTAAAAAAAACAATGAAGTTCTATAA
- the rplN gene encoding 50S ribosomal protein L14, whose amino-acid sequence MVQQESRLRVADNTGAKEVLTIRVLGGTKRRYASVGDKIVVSVKDATPNGQVKKGSVSTAVVVRTKKEVRRPDGSYIRFDDNACVLLGPQGEMRGTRVFGPVARELRDKQFMKIVSLAPEVL is encoded by the coding sequence ATGGTACAACAAGAATCAAGATTAAGAGTAGCGGATAATACTGGGGCAAAGGAAGTTTTGACTATCCGTGTCCTAGGTGGAACTAAGCGTAGATATGCTTCCGTAGGTGATAAAATTGTTGTTTCTGTTAAAGATGCAACACCTAATGGCCAGGTTAAAAAAGGTTCTGTTTCTACAGCTGTTGTTGTTCGAACCAAGAAAGAAGTAAGACGCCCTGATGGTTCTTATATTCGATTTGACGACAACGCTTGTGTTCTATTAGGTCCACAAGGTGAGATGAGGGGAACCCGTGTTTTTGGACCGGTTGCCAGAGAACTTCGTGATAAGCAGTTTATGAAGATTGTATCATTAGCGCCTGAGGTGCTGTAA
- the rpsQ gene encoding 30S ribosomal protein S17, with amino-acid sequence MEKRNLRKERIGVVTSNKMQKSIVVAEVKKVKHPMYGKFVLKTKKYVAHDEQNDCNEGDTVRIMETRPLSKSKCWRLVEIIERAK; translated from the coding sequence ATGGAAAAAAGAAATTTAAGAAAAGAACGTATAGGAGTCGTAACCAGCAACAAGATGCAAAAGTCTATCGTTGTGGCCGAGGTGAAAAAAGTAAAACACCCCATGTATGGTAAGTTCGTTTTAAAAACGAAAAAGTACGTGGCTCATGATGAACAAAACGACTGCAACGAAGGGGATACTGTTAGGATTATGGAAACTCGTCCTTTGAGTAAATCAAAATGTTGGAGGCTTGTAGAAATTATTGAAAGAGCTAAGTAA
- the rpmC gene encoding 50S ribosomal protein L29, with the protein MKQSEVKEKSVAELQEELIKAQRSYTDLKMAHAISPLENPIQLRGQRKTVARIATELTKRELQ; encoded by the coding sequence ATGAAACAATCTGAAGTAAAAGAAAAATCTGTAGCAGAATTGCAGGAGGAACTTATAAAAGCGCAAAGATCTTATACAGATCTCAAGATGGCCCACGCGATTTCTCCCTTAGAAAATCCTATTCAGCTTAGAGGTCAAAGAAAGACAGTGGCAAGAATAGCCACGGAGCTTACAAAACGCGAATTACAATAA
- the rplP gene encoding 50S ribosomal protein L16, with translation MLQPKKTKFRKQQKGRMKGNAGRGYLLANGAFGIKSMDSAFITARQIEAARIAATRYMKREGSLWIRIFPDKPITKKPLEVRMGKGKGAVEYWAAVVKPGRMLFEIGGVDEPLAKEALRLAAQKLPVRTKYIVARDYQAD, from the coding sequence ATGTTACAGCCTAAAAAAACAAAATTTCGTAAGCAGCAAAAGGGGCGTATGAAGGGCAATGCTGGAAGGGGATACCTTCTTGCGAATGGAGCCTTTGGTATAAAATCAATGGATTCTGCCTTTATTACTGCCAGACAAATAGAAGCTGCCCGTATTGCGGCTACTAGATATATGAAAAGAGAGGGTTCTTTATGGATCAGGATCTTTCCAGATAAACCGATTACCAAAAAACCATTAGAGGTTCGTATGGGTAAAGGAAAAGGAGCGGTAGAGTATTGGGCTGCGGTCGTTAAACCGGGCAGAATGCTTTTTGAAATAGGTGGTGTTGATGAGCCTTTGGCTAAAGAAGCACTTAGACTAGCTGCTCAAAAACTTCCGGTAAGGACAAAATATATTGTCGCTAGAGATTATCAAGCAGACTAA
- the rpsC gene encoding 30S ribosomal protein S3: MGQKTNPIGNRLGIIRGWESNWYGGNDYGDKLAEDDKIRKYIHARLSKASVSRIIIERTLKLVTVTITTARPGIIIGKGGQEVDKLKEELKQITDKEVQINIFEIKRPELDAFLVGSSVARQVENRISYRRAIKMAIQAAMRMNAEGIKIQISGRLNGAEMARNESYKEGRIPLSTFRADIDYALVEAHTTYGRLGIKVWIMKGEVYGKRELSPLVGMAKNQGGKGSRGGAKPRRRK; this comes from the coding sequence ATGGGACAAAAAACAAATCCAATCGGGAATCGCTTAGGTATAATCAGAGGATGGGAATCCAACTGGTATGGTGGTAATGATTATGGCGATAAGCTTGCCGAAGATGATAAAATAAGAAAGTATATACATGCTCGTTTATCAAAAGCCAGTGTTTCTAGAATTATTATAGAACGTACACTTAAGCTTGTTACTGTAACTATAACAACTGCCCGTCCAGGTATCATTATTGGAAAAGGCGGTCAGGAAGTAGATAAACTTAAAGAGGAACTTAAGCAAATTACTGATAAGGAAGTACAGATTAATATTTTTGAGATAAAAAGACCTGAACTTGATGCATTTCTTGTAGGTTCTTCTGTGGCTCGACAAGTAGAGAACCGTATTTCTTACCGTAGGGCTATTAAGATGGCTATCCAGGCCGCTATGCGTATGAACGCAGAGGGTATTAAAATACAGATATCTGGTAGGTTGAACGGTGCTGAAATGGCGCGTAACGAATCTTATAAAGAAGGTCGTATTCCTCTTTCAACATTCAGGGCAGATATAGATTATGCTTTGGTTGAAGCTCATACTACTTATGGTAGGTTGGGTATCAAAGTATGGATAATGAAAGGAGAGGTCTACGGTAAAAGAGAACTTTCACCATTAGTCGGTATGGCTAAGAATCAAGGTGGAAAAGGCAGTAGAGGCGGTGCAAAACCACGTCGTAGAAAGTAA
- the rplV gene encoding 50S ribosomal protein L22, producing the protein MGVRKRERAEQLKEARKNVAFAKLNNCPTSPRKMRLMADLIRGQKVEKALQVCKFSSKESSRKLEKLLLSAIANWQEKNEDASIEDADLFVQEIKVDGGSMLKRLRPAPQGRAHRIRKRSNHVTVVLAAKDNTQSA; encoded by the coding sequence ATGGGAGTTCGTAAAAGAGAAAGAGCAGAACAGCTTAAAGAAGCCAGAAAAAATGTGGCTTTTGCCAAACTGAACAACTGCCCCACTTCGCCAAGAAAAATGCGTCTTATGGCGGATTTAATTCGAGGTCAGAAAGTGGAGAAGGCACTTCAGGTATGCAAGTTCAGTAGTAAGGAGTCTTCACGTAAACTGGAGAAACTATTATTGTCTGCTATAGCAAACTGGCAAGAAAAGAATGAGGATGCAAGTATTGAAGATGCTGACTTATTTGTTCAGGAGATCAAGGTTGATGGAGGTAGTATGTTAAAAAGACTACGCCCGGCGCCACAAGGTCGTGCACATAGAATTAGAAAACGTAGCAATCATGTAACAGTTGTGCTTGCCGCAAAAGATAACACACAAAGCGCTTAG
- the rpsS gene encoding 30S ribosomal protein S19: MARSLKKGPFVHYKLEQKVASNVEANKKTVIKTWSRASMITPDFVGQTIAVHNGRQFVPVYVTENMVGHKLGEFSPTRSFRGHMGAKNKGKK; this comes from the coding sequence ATGGCACGTTCATTAAAAAAAGGACCTTTCGTTCATTATAAATTGGAGCAAAAAGTTGCTTCAAATGTTGAGGCCAATAAGAAAACGGTAATCAAGACCTGGTCACGGGCATCAATGATTACTCCAGATTTCGTTGGTCAGACTATTGCAGTTCATAACGGTAGACAATTTGTCCCTGTTTATGTTACTGAAAATATGGTAGGTCATAAGTTAGGAGAATTTTCACCCACACGTTCCTTTAGAGGTCACATGGGTGCAAAAAATAAAGGTAAAAAATAA
- the rplB gene encoding 50S ribosomal protein L2, protein MSVRKLKPITPGQRFRVVNGYDAITADKPEKSLLAPIKKSGGRNSQGKMTMRYKGGGHKRRYRIIDFKRNKDGVPATVATIEYDPNRTAFIALLNYQDGEKRYMVAPSGLQVGQNVVSGSGATPEIGNAMMLSEIPLGTIISCLELRPGQGAVMARSAGSFAQLMARDGKFASIKLPSGETRLILVKCLATIGAVSNSDHQLQVSGKAGRSRWLGRRPRTRPVVMNPVDHPMGGGEGRASGGHPRSRNGIPAKGFRTRSRTKASNKYIVERRKTRKK, encoded by the coding sequence ATGTCAGTAAGAAAGTTAAAACCTATCACTCCAGGACAGCGATTTAGAGTAGTTAATGGATACGACGCCATTACTGCTGATAAGCCGGAAAAAAGCCTATTGGCTCCGATAAAAAAATCTGGAGGTAGAAACAGTCAAGGAAAAATGACCATGCGCTATAAGGGTGGTGGTCATAAGAGAAGATATCGTATAATTGATTTTAAGAGAAATAAAGATGGTGTGCCGGCAACGGTAGCTACTATAGAGTATGATCCTAACAGGACTGCTTTTATTGCTCTTCTTAATTATCAAGATGGCGAAAAACGCTACATGGTTGCCCCTAGTGGGTTGCAAGTGGGTCAGAACGTTGTTTCCGGTTCAGGTGCGACTCCTGAGATCGGTAATGCGATGATGCTTTCCGAAATACCTCTGGGTACTATCATTTCCTGTTTGGAATTGCGACCAGGACAAGGTGCCGTAATGGCTAGAAGTGCAGGCTCTTTTGCACAGCTTATGGCGCGTGATGGTAAATTTGCAAGTATAAAATTGCCTTCAGGTGAAACTAGATTGATACTTGTAAAATGCCTTGCCACTATAGGTGCGGTTTCAAATAGTGATCATCAGCTTCAGGTTTCTGGTAAAGCAGGTAGAAGTAGATGGTTGGGTAGAAGACCACGTACAAGACCGGTAGTTATGAACCCTGTTGATCACCCAATGGGTGGTGGTGAAGGCCGTGCTTCTGGAGGTCATCCACGTTCTAGAAATGGAATTCCAGCGAAAGGATTTAGAACCCGTAGCAGGACTAAGGCAAGTAATAAATATATTGTAGAACGTAGAAAGACTAGAAAGAAATAA
- the rplW gene encoding 50S ribosomal protein L23, with protein sequence MSILIKPIITEKATMESEVNNRYTFEVNSGSNKVEIKGAVEAAYGVSVLAVRTMNVRADRKSRFTKSGMITGKTKAYKKAIVQVAEGDTIDFYSNI encoded by the coding sequence ATGAGTATTTTAATTAAACCTATAATTACCGAAAAAGCCACTATGGAAAGTGAGGTAAATAACCGATATACTTTCGAAGTGAATTCCGGTTCAAATAAAGTTGAGATAAAAGGTGCTGTTGAAGCTGCTTATGGAGTTTCAGTACTAGCAGTTAGAACAATGAACGTTCGCGCAGATCGTAAATCCAGATTCACTAAATCTGGTATGATCACTGGTAAAACAAAAGCTTATAAAAAAGCAATTGTACAGGTGGCGGAAGGTGATACAATAGATTTTTACAGTAACATTTAA
- the rplD gene encoding 50S ribosomal protein L4 — translation MKVAVVDIKGKEVGREAELSDTIFAIEPSEHAVYLDVKQHLANRRQGTHKAKERAEITGSTRKIKKQKGTGTARAGSIKSPIFKGGGRVFGPRPRDYSFKLNKNLKKLARRSALTMKAQENAIMVVEDFDFDVPKTKEFLKVLSALGIGDKKSLIVLGDTNKNVYLSSRNFKAAQVVSSSELNTYKILHANNVILLESSLEGIEENLSK, via the coding sequence ATGAAAGTAGCAGTAGTAGATATTAAAGGAAAAGAAGTAGGTAGGGAAGCAGAGCTTTCTGACACGATCTTCGCAATAGAACCTAGCGAGCATGCAGTTTACTTGGATGTTAAACAACATTTAGCCAACAGGCGTCAAGGAACGCACAAAGCTAAAGAGCGTGCTGAAATTACGGGAAGTACCCGCAAGATCAAAAAACAAAAAGGTACCGGTACCGCGAGAGCAGGTAGTATCAAATCGCCTATTTTTAAAGGTGGTGGACGTGTTTTTGGTCCTAGACCAAGGGATTATTCATTTAAATTGAATAAAAACCTTAAGAAACTGGCTCGTCGATCTGCCTTAACTATGAAAGCGCAAGAGAATGCTATTATGGTTGTTGAGGATTTTGATTTTGATGTACCAAAGACAAAAGAATTCCTTAAAGTGCTGAGCGCTTTGGGTATTGGTGATAAAAAATCCCTGATTGTGTTGGGAGACACGAATAAAAATGTATATTTGTCCTCACGCAATTTTAAGGCCGCTCAGGTCGTAAGCTCTTCAGAGTTAAACACTTACAAAATATTACATGCTAATAATGTAATACTTTTAGAGAGCTCGCTAGAAGGAATTGAGGAAAACCTAAGCAAATAA